From Anaeromicrobium sediminis, a single genomic window includes:
- a CDS encoding right-handed parallel beta-helix repeat-containing protein, giving the protein MAILIVPTDFPNIQSAVDAASPGDTILIQEGIYPNSVIVNKNNITIKAMDNELVELNGVTDEGIGIDISGAEKVLLQDLRISNFSIGIFLRGDNNSIVNVRCVSNGRYGILLRGNANKIEECVLATNNLSGINMFGSDNAIKNNIINLNTIGGIINVGGKACENLIENNSIRFSRVAIGWYSSDSSGNIFKENLFNDNENAFIMYGKCNNIQQNILIGTSKTGIIINNSYNKVINNNISSSLDGIIIQGTNTSVIGNIIQSNVQDGINVLSDSNLFQRNIINSNNIGVSITGNFNSINDNVISGNELFNIVNKGTDNNIFSNITDGKVV; this is encoded by the coding sequence ATGGCAATATTAATAGTTCCAACAGATTTTCCCAATATTCAATCTGCTGTTGATGCAGCTTCGCCAGGTGATACTATTTTAATACAAGAGGGGATTTATCCTAACTCGGTAATAGTAAATAAAAACAATATTACAATTAAAGCAATGGATAACGAACTTGTTGAGCTTAATGGCGTAACTGATGAAGGTATAGGTATTGATATAAGCGGAGCTGAAAAGGTCTTATTACAAGATTTACGTATATCAAACTTTTCTATAGGTATTTTTTTAAGAGGAGATAATAATTCAATTGTTAATGTGAGATGTGTATCCAATGGACGTTATGGTATTCTTCTAAGAGGAAATGCAAATAAAATCGAAGAATGTGTACTTGCAACAAATAATCTCTCTGGAATAAATATGTTTGGTAGTGATAATGCCATTAAAAATAATATAATCAATTTAAACACTATAGGAGGAATCATCAATGTTGGAGGAAAAGCATGTGAAAACTTAATAGAGAATAATTCCATACGTTTTTCCAGAGTAGCAATTGGATGGTATTCATCAGATTCTTCAGGAAATATTTTCAAAGAAAATTTATTTAATGACAATGAAAATGCTTTCATTATGTATGGAAAATGTAATAACATACAGCAAAACATTCTTATAGGTACTTCAAAGACAGGGATAATTATCAATAACAGCTATAACAAAGTTATAAATAATAATATAAGTTCCAGTTTGGATGGAATCATTATACAAGGAACCAACACTTCCGTCATTGGTAATATCATACAATCAAATGTTCAAGATGGTATAAATGTATTAAGTGATAGTAATTTATTTCAAAGAAATATAATAAACTCAAATAATATAGGTGTGTCTATAACTGGCAACTTTAATTCAATAAATGACAACGTCATTTCAGGCAATGAACTATTTAATATAGTAAATAAAGGTACCGACAATAACATCTTTAGTAATATCACTGATGGTAAAGTTGTGTGA
- a CDS encoding DUF4489 domain-containing protein, which produces MSERIDISRSDKTTNIFNFIFCDYITWPGCCEYFVTVTPIQVGDAIVTVGNGRIAALAQER; this is translated from the coding sequence ATGTCAGAAAGAATAGATATCTCTCGTTCTGATAAAACCACAAACATATTCAATTTTATTTTTTGCGATTATATTACATGGCCAGGATGCTGTGAATATTTTGTTACAGTTACTCCTATTCAAGTAGGAGATGCCATAGTAACGGTGGGGAATGGTAGAATAGCTGCATTGGCACAGGAAAGATAA
- a CDS encoding thioredoxin domain-containing protein: MSSDKKSNRLINEKSPYLLQHVDNPVHWYPWNDEAFEKAKEEDKPIFLSIGYSTCHWCHVMAHESFEDDEVGEILNKDFISIKVDREERPDVDSIYMSFCQALTGSGGWPLTIIMTPDKKPFYAGTYLPKTNKYGRIGLIELLHRINEMWSTERDRLEKSSEDIYGAVLDSFGSSKKSSIDKDIIHKTFNELEKLFDPTYGGFGNAPKFPTPHNLSFLLRYYMATKNEKSLNMVIDTLDHMYKGGVFDHIGFGFARYSTDRKWLAPHFEKMLYDNALLGIAYTELYQITKEERYKEVAVDIFTYVLRDMTSPEGGFYSAEDADSEGVEGKFYVWEKSEVIDVLGEEDGEIFCIHYDITALGNFEKSSIPNLIDQNLDEIEDNEELKSLLNKCREKLFKYRLKRIHPHKDDKIITSWNGLMISALANAGKVFNNEEYIKLAERSHDFIMNNLIREDKRLLARYRDGEAAYIGTLDDYAFFIWGLIELYESTFNTKYLKEAIELNDSMLDLFWDKEHGGLFIAGKDSHDLIMKPKEIYDGALPSGNSVATMNMLRLSKLTGNTELEEKAISQFTTFGGKVSEIPNAYTHFMMAFLLHEMGVKEVVVVGDKNKEDTRELLKVVNEDFSPFTVTVLKDANEELDEIIPIGKNKEMVDEKATAYVCENFTCNIPTNNVQEFETIIKNNKL; encoded by the coding sequence ATGAGTTCAGATAAAAAATCTAATAGATTAATAAATGAAAAAAGCCCATATCTATTACAGCATGTAGATAACCCTGTACATTGGTACCCTTGGAATGATGAGGCTTTTGAGAAAGCTAAAGAAGAGGATAAACCCATATTTCTAAGTATTGGATATTCTACCTGTCATTGGTGTCATGTGATGGCCCATGAAAGTTTCGAAGATGATGAAGTAGGTGAAATCTTGAATAAAGACTTCATATCTATAAAGGTAGATAGGGAAGAAAGACCTGATGTGGATTCCATATACATGTCCTTTTGTCAGGCTTTAACAGGAAGTGGTGGATGGCCTTTAACTATTATTATGACTCCTGATAAAAAGCCCTTCTATGCAGGAACTTATTTACCTAAAACTAATAAATATGGTCGAATAGGACTTATAGAATTATTACATAGGATAAATGAAATGTGGAGCACAGAGAGAGATCGTCTAGAAAAATCTAGTGAAGACATTTATGGTGCAGTGTTAGATTCCTTTGGATCTAGTAAAAAGAGTTCTATAGATAAGGATATTATTCATAAAACCTTTAATGAGTTAGAAAAATTATTCGATCCTACCTATGGTGGTTTTGGAAATGCTCCTAAATTTCCCACACCTCATAATTTATCTTTTTTACTTAGATATTATATGGCTACTAAAAATGAAAAGTCCCTAAATATGGTCATAGACACATTAGACCATATGTATAAGGGGGGCGTATTTGATCATATAGGTTTTGGTTTTGCTAGATATTCAACAGATAGAAAATGGTTAGCACCTCATTTTGAAAAAATGCTTTATGACAATGCCCTCTTAGGTATAGCTTATACTGAATTGTATCAAATAACTAAAGAAGAAAGATATAAGGAAGTTGCTGTAGATATATTCACGTATGTATTAAGGGATATGACATCACCAGAAGGTGGCTTTTATTCAGCAGAGGATGCAGATTCAGAAGGTGTAGAAGGTAAATTTTATGTGTGGGAAAAGAGTGAGGTAATAGATGTACTTGGAGAAGAGGATGGGGAAATCTTTTGTATACACTACGATATAACTGCCCTAGGAAATTTTGAAAAGAGTAGTATTCCTAATTTAATAGATCAGAATTTAGATGAGATAGAAGATAATGAAGAACTGAAAAGCCTACTAAACAAGTGCAGGGAGAAGTTATTTAAATATAGGTTAAAGAGAATACATCCCCACAAGGATGACAAAATAATTACTAGTTGGAATGGTCTCATGATAAGTGCTCTAGCTAATGCTGGAAAAGTATTTAACAATGAAGAGTATATTAAGCTTGCTGAGAGATCCCATGACTTTATAATGAATAATTTAATAAGAGAGGATAAAAGATTGTTAGCTAGGTATAGGGATGGTGAAGCTGCATATATTGGAACACTAGATGATTATGCCTTTTTCATATGGGGATTAATAGAACTTTATGAAAGTACCTTTAATACAAAGTACTTGAAAGAGGCCATAGAATTAAATGATTCCATGTTGGATTTATTCTGGGATAAGGAACATGGAGGGCTGTTCATAGCAGGGAAAGATAGCCATGACTTAATAATGAAACCAAAGGAAATTTATGATGGTGCTCTTCCATCGGGAAATTCTGTAGCAACTATGAATATGTTAAGATTATCAAAATTAACGGGAAATACAGAATTAGAAGAAAAAGCCATATCTCAATTTACTACTTTCGGTGGAAAGGTATCTGAAATACCTAATGCCTATACTCATTTTATGATGGCCTTTTTACTTCATGAAATGGGAGTAAAAGAAGTTGTAGTTGTGGGAGATAAGAATAAGGAAGATACAAGGGAGTTATTAAAAGTTGTGAATGAAGATTTTTCACCCTTTACAGTAACCGTATTAAAGGATGCAAATGAAGAATTAGATGAGATAATTCCAATAGGAAAGAATAAAGAAATGGTAGATGAAAAAGCTACGGCATATGTATGTGAGAATTTTACTTGCAACATACCTACAAATAATGTTCAGGAGTTTGAAACTATTATTAAAAACAATAAATTATAA
- a CDS encoding NAD(P)/FAD-dependent oxidoreductase yields the protein MSEKIVVIGNGIGSITAIKAIRKENPQVEIHLIGEERFYPYNRIRLSKGLLSTLEEDKLLLQKREWYETNNINLHKGVKAISIDEKNNRVLLSDETSLEYTKLLIGSGAHNFKPPIDGIEKEGVYTLRTLDDAWGIMDKVKDSNVILNIGGGIQGLETAYILSQSNKKVILVEINERLMPKQLDMKASEILKDTVESSGVNILLNTGVNEILGENRVEGVSSDKYDHVACDMVIYSTGIKPNISMTKDTNIKTNRGIIVDDKMRTSIENIYAAGDVAEYKGHVYGLWNIAIEQGKTAGHNMVCEGENYKEVVPVTTLNAFGIGLFSMGTIEEADYVIVEEPEENKYEKIFIKDNRVIGAIVVGDVKKSPALKKAIEKEINLEEVDFENVSINELIGIIKNKNI from the coding sequence TTGAGTGAAAAGATAGTGGTTATTGGAAATGGAATAGGGTCCATAACGGCAATTAAAGCAATTAGAAAAGAAAATCCTCAGGTGGAAATACATTTAATAGGAGAAGAAAGATTTTATCCATATAATAGGATAAGGTTATCTAAAGGTTTATTATCTACCTTAGAGGAGGATAAATTACTTCTTCAAAAGAGGGAATGGTATGAAACTAATAATATAAATTTACATAAGGGTGTAAAAGCCATATCCATTGATGAAAAAAATAATAGGGTACTCTTATCTGATGAAACTTCTTTAGAATACACAAAATTATTAATAGGAAGTGGAGCCCACAATTTTAAGCCCCCTATAGATGGAATTGAAAAAGAGGGTGTATATACCCTAAGAACCTTAGATGATGCATGGGGAATAATGGACAAGGTAAAGGACTCAAATGTCATATTAAACATTGGAGGAGGAATCCAAGGTTTAGAGACAGCCTATATTTTGTCCCAATCAAATAAGAAAGTAATATTGGTAGAAATAAATGAAAGGCTCATGCCTAAGCAACTAGATATGAAAGCTTCTGAAATATTAAAAGATACTGTGGAATCTTCTGGTGTTAACATACTATTAAATACGGGGGTAAATGAAATCCTAGGTGAGAATAGGGTAGAAGGTGTCAGTTCTGATAAATATGATCATGTGGCGTGTGATATGGTCATATATTCTACAGGTATAAAGCCTAACATTAGTATGACTAAGGACACTAATATAAAAACTAATAGGGGCATAATAGTAGATGATAAGATGAGGACTAGTATTGAGAATATTTATGCCGCTGGAGATGTGGCAGAATATAAAGGACATGTATATGGACTTTGGAATATAGCCATAGAACAGGGGAAAACTGCTGGACACAATATGGTATGTGAAGGTGAAAACTACAAAGAAGTGGTCCCTGTAACAACTCTAAATGCCTTTGGAATAGGACTCTTCTCCATGGGAACAATAGAAGAAGCTGATTACGTGATAGTAGAGGAACCAGAAGAGAATAAATATGAGAAGATTTTCATAAAAGATAATAGGGTAATAGGTGCCATTGTGGTGGGAGATGTGAAAAAATCTCCAGCACTTAAAAAGGCCATAGAGAAAGAAATAAATTTAGAAGAAGTAGATTTTGAAAATGTATCAATAAATGAGTTGATCGGAATAATAAAAAATAAAAATATATAA
- a CDS encoding DUF1450 domain-containing protein: MEIKFCENNYTHGIEDVVNKIKEQLENVTVEVESCLGYCGDCAVGPFALVDDELVQADTPEELLEEIKGYL, from the coding sequence TTGGAAATAAAATTTTGTGAAAATAATTATACCCATGGAATAGAAGATGTAGTTAATAAGATAAAGGAACAATTGGAAAATGTCACTGTGGAAGTGGAAAGTTGTCTAGGCTATTGTGGCGATTGTGCTGTAGGTCCCTTTGCATTAGTAGATGATGAATTAGTCCAGGCAGATACACCAGAAGAATTACTTGAAGAAATTAAAGGATACTTGTAA
- a CDS encoding NRDE family protein, with protein MCTIVLAYKKHPEYKLILAANRDEFYSRPTREVHFWEDHENVLAGRDLEKMGTWLGITKEGRLSAVTNYRDNSLNVKNPKSRGNLVKDYLTGEESPLEYMNKVKREKNLYDPYNLLVGSLNSIYYYSNVSDEIKELEPGVYGLSNNLLDTDWFKVNKAKEKLTGLIENKEKIFEEDLLNILYNKTIPSDDKLPDTGVGIEWERILAPLFVESPEYGTRACTILLVDKKDRVTLVEKSFNDYTWRLKKVEFNIK; from the coding sequence ATGTGTACAATAGTCTTAGCTTATAAGAAGCATCCGGAATATAAACTAATATTGGCAGCCAATAGAGATGAATTTTATAGTCGTCCAACAAGGGAAGTACACTTTTGGGAAGATCATGAAAATGTGTTAGCAGGCAGAGATTTGGAAAAAATGGGGACTTGGCTTGGCATAACTAAGGAAGGAAGACTTTCGGCAGTTACAAATTATAGAGATAATTCATTAAATGTAAAAAATCCTAAGAGTAGGGGAAATCTAGTAAAGGATTATTTAACAGGTGAAGAATCTCCACTTGAGTATATGAACAAAGTTAAGAGGGAAAAGAACTTATATGATCCATATAATTTATTGGTAGGAAGTTTAAATTCCATTTATTATTATTCAAATGTATCAGATGAAATAAAAGAACTAGAACCAGGTGTGTATGGACTTAGCAATAATCTTTTAGATACGGATTGGTTTAAAGTAAACAAGGCTAAGGAGAAGCTTACAGGTTTAATAGAAAATAAGGAAAAAATATTCGAAGAGGACTTACTAAATATTTTATATAATAAGACTATTCCCAGTGATGACAAGCTTCCAGATACGGGAGTAGGAATTGAGTGGGAAAGAATTTTAGCTCCTTTGTTTGTAGAAAGTCCTGAATATGGTACTAGAGCCTGTACTATTCTTTTAGTAGATAAAAAGGACAGGGTCACTTTAGTAGAAAAGAGTTTTAACGATTACACTTGGAGATTGAAAAAAGTAGAATTTAATATAAAGTAA
- the hcp gene encoding hydroxylamine reductase has translation MDNAMFCYQCEQTAGSKGCTKVGVCSKSPDVANLQDVLIFLMKGVGFYAMKNIEKGNKISQEIGEFFTECVFATLTNVNFDEGRFVKYIRKANQVKMQLKESAGDVGQVPEGADFIAPETKGEMLNIPKMPNLGVMDDENLDMDIRALREFLIYGIKGMGAYHHHAYVLGKYDEEVAEFMCKAMGSTLDKKLTVQDYFDLNMELGKVNLKCMALLDAANTDTFGHPEITEVLITKKKGPFIVVSGHDLRDLGDLLEQSEGKGVNIYTHGEMLPCNAYPGLKKYKHLIGNFGGAWQDQQKEFDSLPGAILMTSNCLMKPRESYKDRIYTSSIVGFEDVQHIETIDGKKDFTPVIEKALELGGFPQDEEEKKIPIGFARNTVLSHAGTIVDAVKAGQIRHFFLIGGCDGARPGRNYFTEFAEKTPPDTIILTLACGKYRFNKLDLGSIGPFPRILDCGQCNDAYSAIQIALALAEAFDCDVNELPVSYIISWYEQKAVAVLLTMLYLGLKNIYLGPTLPAFVTPNVLQVLIDKFNIQSISTPDEDLKTILG, from the coding sequence ATGGATAATGCCATGTTTTGTTATCAGTGTGAACAAACGGCAGGGAGCAAGGGATGTACTAAGGTAGGAGTATGTAGTAAATCTCCTGACGTAGCTAACCTGCAAGATGTACTCATATTCTTAATGAAAGGCGTAGGTTTCTATGCCATGAAGAATATAGAAAAGGGGAATAAAATATCTCAAGAAATTGGAGAATTTTTTACAGAATGTGTATTTGCAACTTTAACTAATGTGAATTTTGATGAAGGTAGATTTGTAAAATACATAAGAAAAGCAAACCAAGTTAAAATGCAATTAAAAGAAAGCGCTGGAGATGTGGGCCAGGTGCCAGAAGGTGCTGATTTTATAGCTCCAGAGACTAAGGGTGAAATGTTAAATATCCCTAAAATGCCTAACTTAGGAGTTATGGATGACGAAAATCTAGATATGGATATTCGTGCCTTAAGGGAATTTTTAATTTATGGTATAAAAGGAATGGGTGCTTACCATCATCATGCCTATGTATTAGGTAAATATGATGAAGAAGTGGCAGAATTCATGTGTAAGGCCATGGGTTCAACTTTAGATAAAAAATTAACTGTACAAGATTACTTTGATTTAAATATGGAATTAGGAAAAGTAAATTTAAAATGTATGGCTTTATTAGATGCAGCTAACACAGATACATTTGGTCATCCAGAAATAACAGAAGTATTAATAACTAAGAAAAAGGGACCTTTTATAGTTGTATCAGGACATGATTTAAGAGATTTAGGAGATCTATTAGAGCAATCAGAAGGAAAGGGCGTAAATATATATACCCATGGAGAAATGTTACCATGTAATGCTTATCCAGGACTTAAAAAATATAAGCATTTAATTGGAAACTTTGGTGGAGCATGGCAAGACCAACAAAAGGAGTTTGATAGTTTACCAGGAGCCATTTTAATGACTAGTAACTGTCTTATGAAGCCAAGGGAAAGCTATAAGGATAGAATATACACATCTAGTATAGTAGGTTTTGAAGACGTACAACATATTGAAACTATTGATGGAAAAAAAGACTTTACACCAGTAATCGAAAAGGCATTAGAACTAGGTGGATTCCCACAGGATGAAGAAGAAAAGAAAATTCCTATTGGATTTGCAAGAAATACAGTACTTAGCCATGCAGGAACTATAGTAGATGCAGTTAAAGCTGGACAAATAAGACACTTCTTCTTAATTGGTGGCTGTGATGGAGCAAGACCAGGTAGAAATTACTTTACTGAATTTGCTGAAAAAACTCCACCAGATACAATTATCTTAACATTAGCCTGTGGAAAGTATAGATTTAATAAGCTTGACTTAGGAAGTATAGGACCATTCCCTAGAATACTTGATTGTGGACAATGTAATGACGCTTATTCTGCTATACAAATAGCCCTTGCTTTAGCTGAGGCCTTTGATTGTGATGTAAATGAACTACCAGTTTCATATATAATTTCTTGGTATGAGCAAAAGGCAGTGGCAGTACTTTTAACTATGTTATATTTAGGATTAAAAAATATTTACTTAGGACCAACACTACCAGCATTTGTTACTCCTAATGTATTACAAGTCCTAATAGACAAATTTAATATTCAAAGTATAAGTACACCAGATGAAGATTTAAAAACTATATTAGGATAA
- a CDS encoding FadR/GntR family transcriptional regulator, which yields MIKPASRTTLYEDITKQIIDQIKNGHWIPGEKIPGEVELSKHFQVSRNCIRESLKALELSGIINAKAGRGTYLSDGALKNIHKMELLWLLKDKDALVELMEIRLLLEVQLAHMAAEKATPSQIEELENLVDEAKKAIEEKKYSIDYGYDFHMKLIEISDNRIMSRFLNSITDELMAQRSMLIIKHLDENQLIKENDEHRAILKYIKEGNGKEASRVMYQHLYDAMKLLNKDFSSRVGYFQV from the coding sequence ATGATTAAGCCAGCATCTAGAACTACACTCTATGAGGATATTACAAAACAAATCATAGATCAAATAAAAAATGGACATTGGATCCCTGGAGAAAAAATCCCTGGAGAAGTTGAATTATCAAAACATTTCCAAGTGAGTCGAAATTGTATTCGGGAATCCCTTAAGGCTTTAGAATTATCAGGAATTATTAATGCAAAAGCTGGAAGAGGCACATATTTATCAGATGGTGCCCTAAAAAATATACACAAAATGGAATTATTATGGTTACTAAAGGATAAGGATGCTTTAGTTGAATTGATGGAGATTAGATTACTCCTTGAAGTACAATTAGCCCATATGGCAGCTGAAAAAGCCACACCTTCCCAAATTGAAGAATTAGAAAATTTAGTAGATGAAGCTAAAAAGGCTATTGAAGAAAAAAAATATTCCATTGACTACGGTTATGACTTTCACATGAAGCTTATTGAAATATCCGATAATAGAATAATGTCTCGATTTTTAAATTCCATAACAGATGAACTTATGGCTCAAAGAAGTATGCTCATAATAAAACATTTAGATGAAAATCAATTAATAAAAGAAAATGATGAACACAGAGCCATTTTAAAGTATATCAAAGAAGGTAATGGAAAAGAAGCCAGTAGGGTAATGTATCAGCATCTATACGATGCCATGAAACTCCTTAACAAGGATTTTTCCTCTAGAGTAGGTTATTTTCAAGTTTAA
- a CDS encoding sodium:solute symporter family protein: MSLGTIIWILTVLMCGIFLYVSVKVKDTAQSSFSNYAIGGKNFPLYLLLFTQLATIMGVGNFIGHAGKGYQIGLPWLAFILGEQGSKIIFALVFAGLAGRFSFNTFPEMIDNLFVNDKITRAFGGILASMIMIAWVGGQGKAFGNIFNIVTGADPIPIILVFSAIFILYTTLGGIHSVVWTDLIQGILVVFFGAAFYFYAFSPVHWSLAELGVRLAEVGKAEMWTFTHTDPIGLLSKFVTGCIGILVVQAYWQRCFSAKNSKTARNAMLFSGFIAIFMVMLTAFVGMVILTLNQNLSPDDAMPWFMLNYVPVWISAMIFVLILAAGMSSADSSLNSAAVLIVNDIIRPFKEKASDDDLVKYAKILTICIGVFSALAGIYASSILGLFSKAYAIAGGGLVPLLIVGISWKKDKNADFEEGKANSNITPWGARTGVIVGSVLTQVTALGANRVLIALVASTVCIIVVSILTKEPAQNKAS; this comes from the coding sequence ATGAGTCTTGGTACTATAATATGGATTTTAACAGTTTTAATGTGCGGAATATTTTTATATGTTTCAGTAAAGGTTAAGGATACTGCCCAATCAAGTTTTTCTAACTATGCCATAGGTGGAAAGAACTTTCCTCTATATCTTCTGTTATTTACTCAATTAGCCACTATAATGGGAGTAGGAAACTTTATAGGTCACGCAGGAAAAGGTTATCAAATAGGTTTACCTTGGCTAGCCTTTATATTAGGTGAGCAAGGATCTAAGATTATTTTTGCATTAGTATTTGCAGGGTTAGCAGGAAGATTTAGCTTCAATACTTTCCCTGAAATGATTGATAATTTATTTGTAAATGATAAGATTACAAGGGCCTTTGGAGGAATTTTAGCATCCATGATTATGATTGCATGGGTAGGAGGTCAAGGAAAGGCTTTTGGTAATATCTTTAATATAGTTACAGGCGCAGATCCAATTCCAATAATTCTAGTATTTTCTGCTATATTTATCCTATATACCACTTTAGGCGGTATACACTCTGTTGTTTGGACAGATTTAATACAGGGAATTTTAGTAGTTTTCTTTGGTGCTGCCTTCTATTTTTATGCTTTTTCTCCTGTACACTGGAGCCTTGCAGAGTTAGGTGTAAGATTAGCTGAAGTAGGAAAAGCTGAGATGTGGACCTTTACACATACTGATCCAATCGGTCTCCTATCTAAATTTGTCACAGGTTGTATAGGTATTTTAGTAGTTCAAGCATATTGGCAAAGATGTTTCTCAGCAAAGAATAGTAAAACTGCAAGAAATGCCATGTTATTTAGTGGATTCATAGCTATTTTTATGGTAATGCTTACTGCTTTTGTAGGAATGGTAATTTTAACTTTAAATCAAAATTTATCTCCAGATGATGCAATGCCGTGGTTTATGCTAAATTATGTACCCGTATGGATATCAGCCATGATATTTGTTCTTATTCTTGCAGCAGGAATGTCATCTGCTGACTCTAGCTTAAACTCTGCTGCTGTTTTAATAGTTAACGATATCATAAGACCTTTCAAAGAAAAGGCTTCTGACGATGATTTAGTAAAATATGCAAAAATTTTAACAATCTGTATTGGTGTCTTCTCTGCTTTAGCAGGTATTTATGCTAGCTCCATATTAGGGTTATTCTCTAAAGCTTATGCCATAGCTGGTGGAGGATTAGTTCCCCTATTAATAGTAGGTATTTCATGGAAAAAAGATAAAAATGCAGATTTTGAGGAAGGAAAAGCTAATAGTAATATAACTCCTTGGGGAGCACGAACTGGAGTAATCGTAGGTTCTGTATTAACTCAAGTAACTGCTCTAGGTGCTAATAGAGTATTAATAGCTCTTGTAGCTTCAACAGTATGTATTATTGTAGTTTCTATACTTACAAAAGAGCCTGCACAAAATAAGGCATCTTAA
- a CDS encoding NAD/NADP octopine/nopaline dehydrogenase family protein — MIGEYKFAILGCGNGGKALAGQIASQGYSVSMFEALSESEDFKKFQQEKNLHVRGSISCDGALDLITTNMKEAVKDRDIIFVVVPAFAHKPIFELLVPHLEDGQKVIVTPGNYSTFMIKKIMNEMNVHKNISITEVASLPYACRATSHDTVMVYKQKNKLKIATCPTDKNDEILKIMNSISDIYIPAKNVLEVSLDNFNAILHPLPVLLNIAGIEKNSDNFRHYIDGVSPLVSKKMEEMDEERLYIGKEYDLNLISTLEQEKMYYGLNDSSSLYEYFNSDESPYKEIYGQNVFGRYITEDLPYLLVPASQLAQKVGVDTPLLDMCISLASTLHDKDYMENGYNLEHLGISHMTKEEILDYSSNMIF; from the coding sequence ATGATAGGTGAGTACAAATTTGCAATCTTAGGTTGTGGAAATGGCGGTAAAGCGCTAGCAGGACAAATAGCATCTCAAGGATATTCTGTCAGCATGTTCGAAGCATTATCAGAAAGTGAAGATTTCAAAAAATTCCAACAAGAAAAAAATCTCCATGTAAGAGGATCAATTTCTTGTGATGGTGCATTAGACCTTATAACTACAAATATGAAAGAGGCTGTAAAAGATAGAGACATAATTTTTGTTGTTGTGCCTGCTTTTGCACACAAACCAATTTTTGAACTACTAGTTCCACACTTAGAAGACGGACAAAAGGTGATTGTTACTCCAGGTAATTATAGTACATTTATGATTAAGAAAATCATGAATGAAATGAACGTACATAAAAATATATCCATAACAGAAGTGGCTTCTTTACCTTATGCCTGCAGAGCTACTTCCCATGATACAGTAATGGTTTATAAACAAAAAAACAAACTAAAAATAGCCACATGTCCTACAGATAAGAATGATGAAATATTGAAAATCATGAATTCTATAAGTGATATATACATTCCGGCTAAGAATGTATTAGAAGTAAGCTTAGATAACTTCAATGCCATACTACATCCTTTACCAGTATTATTAAATATTGCAGGTATTGAAAAGAACTCTGATAATTTTAGACATTATATAGATGGCGTAAGTCCTCTAGTTTCAAAAAAGATGGAGGAAATGGATGAAGAAAGACTTTATATTGGAAAAGAATATGATTTAAACCTTATAAGTACTTTAGAACAAGAAAAAATGTATTACGGACTTAATGATTCTTCTAGCTTATATGAATACTTCAATAGTGACGAGAGCCCTTATAAAGAAATATATGGCCAGAATGTATTTGGTCGTTACATAACTGAAGATTTACCTTATTTATTAGTTCCAGCAAGTCAGTTGGCACAAAAAGTAGGTGTGGATACGCCTTTATTAGACATGTGTATCAGCTTGGCATCTACATTACATGATAAGGATTATATGGAAAATGGATATAATTTGGAACATTTAGGTATTTCTCATATGACAAAAGAGGAAATACTTGATTACTCGTCTAATATGATATTTTAG